Part of the candidate division WOR-3 bacterium genome, TATAGGATGAAGTCCCTCAACCCATACCGGGAGACAAACTCGTCCGGACTGGCGTAATAGAACCGCTCGTCCACACCATTTGGGAGCAACCCGAGCTTTGCTGCTGGCACCCCGAAAGCGCCGGTCATCATGTCCGCCTCTGCTCTTGTATTGGGCAGTACCAAGTCAGCCATGTCGCATAACTCCTTGCAAAACATGTGCTCAGTCCAGAACCCACCACGCTTTCGCAGGCGCTTGGAGACGGCTACGAACGATGCCACGCTCCGCGCTGACCGCCGACTGTAGAATACAGGGCTCAATACCAGCTTCATTCCCAGACTCTTCACCGCCCTGCCGAGGTGGTATGTGCCAACGTGGGCGCCGAACAAGTGAAACAGATTGTACTCCTTGAGCTGGTAGTCCTTCCACGGATCGAACAACTCCACCTCAACATCCAGTTTGCGCAGCTCCCGGGCCAGAGAGTTGACCTGAACCCTCACTCCTCCTCCCAGTATGGTTGCGGCTGAGAACGTGCCAAACATCACCTTCATTTCACTTCCTCCCTTAGCAGCGCCGGAAACGGCGTCTGAGTATCTCCTGTAACCTCACGCGTGCATCCGGTGCGCGCCACTCAATGGTTCTGTCCGACATTAGAGGATGTGTCCGCCACTCTAGCCGGTCCAGGCCTATTCTCTCGTTCCGCAGCGGTACGATAGCCATCTGGTCTTCGCGAAAAGCCACAAGATACGTATCGGCATCGTCTAAGTCGGTTTCAAGCTCAAGCTCGCGGCCGCGGACACCGACCCAAAGCCGGGTCTTTTCGCGCTTCACCCACCAGCGGGCGTATTCGGTCATCGTGATGCCGACACCACATTCCCTGAGCCCACAGGCCGCGACAGTTTCAAACTGGTCGGCGAAACGTTCCAATACGGATGGATGGTCGTACAGTATGCAGGGTTCGAGCCGCGTCACCTGAATTCCTATCACCTGCTCGAAGTAGGCAATAATGCTCTCGGGCCGGGCCCGGGCCGCGACAAGACGCCCAAAGCAGACCGGATGGATCGGCACCTGGAGCAGGCTTGATGGATTGCCACTGACTACGGGCCGGAAAGGTACGTCGTCATAAC contains:
- a CDS encoding glycosyltransferase family 4 protein; translated protein: MKVMFGTFSAATILGGGVRVQVNSLARELRKLDVEVELFDPWKDYQLKEYNLFHLFGAHVGTYHLGRAVKSLGMKLVLSPVFYSRRSARSVASFVAVSKRLRKRGGFWTEHMFCKELCDMADLVLPNTRAEADMMTGAFGVPAAKLGLLPNGVDERFYYASPDEFVSRYGLRDFILYTGHIGWGRKNVLALLNAVRGIDRPLVLIGGVIHNDYGRRCLELVRELPGAIHIPALPADSTILASAYAACDTVVLPSFYETPGLSALEAGLAGAKVCITKHGGTTEYFGEHATYLEPSSVESIRQALVESIAKPKTEALRELIRQRFLWGEAAKVLAAAYKRLTAEQA